From the Arctopsyche grandis isolate Sample6627 chromosome 11, ASM5162203v2, whole genome shotgun sequence genome, one window contains:
- the RpS29 gene encoding ribosomal protein S29: protein MGHENIWYSHPRKYGPGSRSCRACSNKHGLIRKYGLNLCRQCFREYSNKIGFKKLD from the exons ATGGGTCACGAGAACATCTGGTACTCTCACCCGCGCAAATATGGACCTGGATCTCGCTCCTG CCGAGCCTGCTCCAACAAACATGGTCTCATTCGGAAATATGGCCTTAATTTGTGCCGTCAGTGTTTCCGGGAGTACTCCAACAAAATAGGATTTAAGAAG ctgGACTAA